The Corynebacterium camporealensis genome contains a region encoding:
- the prpD gene encoding 2-methylcitrate dehydratase PrpD, with protein sequence MINHEVRTHKSAEDFPIEEHLAHKIAKVAADKVEVPADTKDMIINRIIDNASVAVASVVRRPVTSARVIAQAHPVSEGGATIFGVDGNYSAEWAALANGTAVRELDFHDTFLAAEYSHPGDNIPPLLAVAQHKGLDGKALIRGIATGYEIQVNLVKGICLHEHKIDHVAHLGPSVAAGIGTMLDLDVDTIYQAIGQALHTTTATRQSRKGLISSWKAYAPAFAGKMAIEATDRAMRGEGAPAPIWEGEDGFIAWMLHSPERTYTVPLPADGEEKRAILDTYTKEHSAEYQSQAPIDLARRMKDTLAEKGLDTKDVESIVLHTSHHTHYVIGTGANDPQKMDPNASRETLDHSIMYIFAVALEDGTWHHVDSYAPERANRPETIELWHKISTVEDPEWTRRYHSHDPNEKAFGAKAVITFKDGTVVEDEMAVADAHPLGARPFAREQYINKFRTLAEGLVSKEEQDRFLAAAENLENLTDLRELNIVLDDDAIAAAPETPKGVF encoded by the coding sequence ATGATCAACCATGAAGTACGTACCCATAAGTCCGCTGAGGACTTTCCGATTGAAGAGCACCTGGCACACAAGATCGCCAAGGTTGCAGCCGACAAGGTTGAGGTCCCTGCTGACACCAAGGACATGATCATCAACCGCATCATCGACAACGCCTCTGTGGCCGTTGCTTCCGTGGTACGCCGTCCCGTCACTTCCGCCCGCGTTATTGCGCAGGCACACCCGGTCTCCGAAGGTGGCGCTACCATCTTCGGCGTCGATGGCAACTACTCCGCTGAGTGGGCAGCACTGGCTAACGGCACCGCCGTTCGCGAGCTCGACTTCCACGACACCTTCCTGGCAGCTGAGTACTCCCACCCGGGCGACAACATCCCGCCGCTGCTGGCAGTCGCTCAGCACAAGGGCCTGGACGGCAAGGCTCTGATCCGCGGTATCGCCACCGGCTACGAAATCCAGGTCAACCTGGTCAAGGGCATCTGCCTGCACGAGCACAAGATCGACCACGTTGCTCACCTGGGCCCATCGGTTGCTGCTGGTATCGGTACCATGCTCGACCTGGACGTTGACACCATCTACCAGGCGATTGGCCAGGCGCTGCACACCACCACCGCAACCCGCCAGTCCCGTAAGGGTCTTATCTCCTCCTGGAAGGCATACGCACCGGCATTCGCTGGCAAGATGGCCATCGAGGCTACCGACCGCGCAATGCGTGGCGAAGGCGCACCGGCTCCGATTTGGGAAGGCGAAGACGGCTTCATCGCATGGATGCTGCACTCCCCGGAGCGCACCTACACCGTGCCGCTGCCTGCCGACGGCGAAGAAAAGCGCGCCATCCTGGACACCTACACCAAGGAGCACTCCGCGGAGTACCAGTCTCAGGCACCGATCGACCTGGCTCGCCGCATGAAGGACACCCTGGCCGAGAAGGGCCTGGACACCAAGGACGTCGAGTCCATCGTCCTGCACACCTCGCACCACACCCACTACGTGATTGGTACCGGCGCGAACGACCCGCAGAAGATGGATCCGAACGCCTCCCGTGAGACCCTGGACCACTCCATCATGTACATCTTCGCCGTTGCTCTCGAGGATGGCACCTGGCACCACGTCGACTCCTACGCACCGGAGCGCGCTAACCGCCCGGAGACCATCGAGCTGTGGCACAAGATTTCCACCGTCGAGGACCCGGAGTGGACCCGCCGCTACCACTCCCACGACCCGAACGAGAAGGCATTCGGCGCCAAGGCCGTTATCACCTTCAAGGATGGCACCGTGGTCGAGGACGAGATGGCCGTTGCCGATGCTCACCCGCTGGGCGCTCGCCCATTTGCTCGTGAGCAGTACATCAACAAGTTCCGCACCCTGGCCGAGGGCCTGGTCAGCAAGGAAGAGCAGGACCGCTTCCTGGCTGCAGCGGAGAACCTGGAAAACCTCACCGACCTGCGTGAGCTCAACATCGTACTGGACGACGACGCTATCGCCGCCGCTCCGGAAACCCCGAAGGGAGTGTTCTAA
- the prpB gene encoding methylisocitrate lyase, translating to MAGLFGSTITDAEKRKNFRAAIEGEGLTTLPGAFNPLTARLIQDIGGFGGVYISGAVLANDLGLPDIGLTTLTEVAQRSKQIARATDLPVLVDADTGFGEPMSAARTVVALEDAGLAGCHLEDQVNPKRCGHLDGKEVVSKDLMVRRITAAVNERRDENFIICARTDAAGVNGIDDAIDRAKAYADAGADLIFTEALYKPEDFENFRAAVDTPLLANMTEFGKTELLSAKQIEDLGYNAVIWPVSTFRVAMGATEEFLRDMADEGLQSEEWLERMQHRSRLYELVRYNEYNAFDQEVFTYSKDSYKPTFE from the coding sequence ATGGCCGGACTATTCGGCTCCACCATCACTGATGCTGAAAAGCGCAAGAACTTCCGCGCAGCAATCGAAGGCGAAGGCCTGACCACCCTGCCAGGCGCCTTCAACCCACTGACTGCACGCCTGATTCAGGACATCGGCGGCTTCGGCGGTGTCTACATCTCCGGTGCTGTGCTGGCCAACGACCTGGGCCTGCCGGACATCGGCCTGACCACCCTGACCGAGGTTGCACAGCGCTCCAAGCAGATCGCTCGTGCCACCGACCTGCCAGTGCTTGTCGATGCCGACACCGGCTTCGGCGAGCCCATGTCCGCAGCACGCACCGTGGTCGCCCTCGAGGACGCCGGCCTGGCCGGTTGCCACCTTGAAGACCAGGTTAACCCGAAGCGCTGCGGCCACCTGGACGGCAAGGAAGTCGTCTCCAAGGACCTGATGGTTCGCCGCATCACCGCTGCAGTCAACGAGCGTCGCGATGAAAACTTCATCATCTGTGCTCGTACCGACGCCGCCGGTGTCAACGGCATCGACGACGCCATCGACCGCGCCAAGGCCTATGCCGATGCTGGTGCAGACCTCATCTTCACCGAGGCGCTGTACAAGCCAGAGGACTTCGAGAACTTCCGCGCAGCTGTGGATACCCCGTTGCTGGCAAACATGACCGAGTTCGGCAAGACCGAGCTGCTCAGCGCCAAGCAGATTGAGGACTTGGGCTACAACGCAGTCATCTGGCCGGTATCCACCTTCCGCGTGGCGATGGGTGCTACCGAAGAGTTCCTCCGCGACATGGCCGATGAAGGCCTGCAGTCCGAGGAGTGGCTCGAGCGCATGCAGCACCGTTCCCGCCTGTACGAGTTGGTTCGCTACAACGAGTACAACGCCTTTGACCAGGAAGTCTTTACCTATTCCAAGGACTCCTACAAGCCGACTTTCGAGTAG
- a CDS encoding bifunctional 2-methylcitrate synthase/citrate synthase, with amino-acid sequence MSDNTPEIRKGLYGVVVDETAVSKVVPETNSLTYRGYPVQELARYCSFEEVAYLLWNGELPSQDELVRFSAREKALRHLDRHVIDLITSMPKSCHPMDVLRTAISFIGSQDPEAYTKDSEHIRRTALELMAKIPTIIALDIRRRRGEGYIEPSRKKGFAENFLWMVFGEEEGSPALNRADIEAFDKSLILYAEHSFNASTFAARVVTSTMSDTYSAITAAIGALKGPLHGGANEAVMHNFLEVGDPAKAEEWAKNKLANKELVMGFGHRVYKKGDSRVPTMEAAFKELAKEHGQEQWVEMYENMAKTMYENTSINIRPNLDFPAGPAYYILGFDIEFFTPIFVMSRITGWTAHIVEQNENNSLIRPLSAYNGEDQRPVPPKSI; translated from the coding sequence ATGTCTGACAACACCCCGGAGATTCGTAAGGGCCTGTATGGCGTCGTCGTTGACGAGACCGCCGTATCCAAGGTCGTTCCGGAGACCAACTCCCTGACCTACCGCGGCTATCCGGTGCAGGAGCTCGCACGCTACTGCTCCTTCGAAGAGGTTGCCTACCTGCTGTGGAACGGCGAACTGCCGAGCCAGGACGAGCTCGTGCGCTTCTCTGCTCGTGAGAAGGCCCTGCGCCACCTGGACCGCCACGTCATCGACCTGATTACCTCGATGCCGAAGTCCTGCCACCCGATGGACGTGCTGCGTACCGCCATCTCGTTTATCGGCTCCCAGGATCCGGAGGCCTACACCAAGGACTCCGAGCACATCCGCCGTACCGCTCTTGAGCTGATGGCCAAGATTCCGACCATCATCGCTTTGGACATCCGTCGCCGCCGCGGCGAGGGCTACATCGAGCCTTCCCGTAAGAAGGGCTTTGCCGAGAACTTCCTGTGGATGGTCTTCGGCGAGGAAGAAGGCTCCCCGGCTCTCAACCGTGCGGACATCGAGGCCTTCGATAAGTCGCTCATCCTCTACGCTGAGCACTCCTTCAACGCTTCTACCTTCGCAGCTCGCGTGGTCACCTCGACCATGTCCGATACCTACTCCGCTATCACCGCTGCTATCGGCGCTCTGAAGGGCCCGCTGCACGGTGGTGCTAACGAGGCCGTGATGCACAACTTCCTCGAGGTTGGCGACCCGGCTAAGGCTGAAGAGTGGGCTAAGAACAAGCTGGCCAACAAGGAACTGGTCATGGGCTTCGGTCACCGCGTCTACAAGAAGGGTGACTCCCGCGTTCCGACCATGGAAGCTGCCTTCAAGGAGCTGGCCAAGGAGCACGGCCAGGAGCAGTGGGTGGAGATGTACGAGAACATGGCAAAGACCATGTACGAAAACACCTCCATCAACATCCGTCCGAACCTGGACTTCCCAGCAGGCCCGGCCTACTACATCCTGGGCTTCGACATCGAGTTCTTCACCCCGATCTTCGTGATGTCCCGCATCACCGGCTGGACCGCACACATCGTGGAGCAGAACGAGAACAACTCTCTGATTCGCCCGCTGTCTGCCTACAACGGCGAGGATCAGCGTCCGGTTCCGCCGAAGAGCATCTAA